The Magnolia sinica isolate HGM2019 chromosome 3, MsV1, whole genome shotgun sequence genome includes the window GGGCCATACATGTATAAAAGGAATGGATGGTCAAAAATGATTCACCAAACACGCAACAAGTGCACGTCGGTCGCGAGATGAGCGGTGAGCAAACCAACGTGATTTTTGGGAAGGGAATCTACGAGGCCTACTATCTGGCACGTGCGCACATGTGCAGAGGAATATACTTACCATTCCAGAGCACCTGCCGGACAAGCTGTCCGATCTGGTACGTGTCTCGGCACGCTTCCTAAGAACCATAGGAAAGTCGCAGACTAATCCCACACGTGGAAACTTGTAACGAGTGAGCCTGATCCAAGCTGTTCTTCGGGTGGGTCCCGCTTTGTACATTAATCAAGCCGGTCCGCTCGCTATCTAGGCCACGGACGACGCTTCACAGCTAACAAGCACATGGGACACATCTCGGGGACGAGAGGTAGAGATCGAAGTCATTCGCAGCAAAGATGGATGGATCTTTCAGGTAGGGTTTGTACACCACACGATCAGGCGTCCCTTACTCCCACCTTTTCCACCCGCACTTACCCTAATCACGAATTCTCCTTCTCAATCAACCAAGAAAAAAACTACTCAATTTATTAaattaaacaaaagaagaagaaaaaagaatcagGATTTTACAGACAGCAGCAACAGATGTAGTAAATCCAGATAGGGAAAACGAAAACCCACATCACATCCACACTTCAAACCCCCCCATGAAACCGTTAAAAACTCGTAcataaaaaacaaagaaaattaaaataaaaaccctaattctaattatatatgtgaaaataaaaaagagaggaaaatcaaCAAGGGATCTTTGAAGTAAACCACTCCATGACGTGAAGAGGGGCTTTGATGAGTTCCAGCGCTATCTCCACCAATACCGTCACGCACAGGCAACACGGGCATATGCATGACAAAAGCAACCTGGTCAAATTCAccccaaaaacaaaatcaaaattacaatCATATCCCCTTTAACagcaattgagagagagagagagaaagacaaacCCGACGATCCAAACGATGATGCCGACGATGGAAACGAGGAGAGCGAGAAAAGCGAAGGGAAGGCCCAACAAAAAACCCAGAGGCCTGCACTCGCAATCgcacatcttcttcttcttctttcacttttcttccttctttccggCGATCTCTTCGCTTTCGTGAGACTCGGTTTTTCTGCCTTTCTTGTATCTTATTTCTTAATGGAGGATAGCACCGAAGGAGGATTTATTTGGTTCGCAGTCTCCTCATCTTTCAATTGTATACACGCATTCCCAATCCTGACAAGTGGGGTCAATAATCGGTCCATTTTCAGTGAAATCTGATGGAAGCATCTTAGcctttcgattttttatttttattttttctggtagatagacggtctagaagagaaTAAAAACTAGGGTGCACGTTCATCTGAAAATGGTCTTACTATCAGTTACTATAATCTTCCAATCTAAAATATTTCCAGGAAGTTCTCGATCTACACTGGTATTCAAtagttcaatggtctggattaaaaAATCATGGGCCAAGATTCACAGAATTGAGAACGCATGTATACTATGAAACTATGGGGATACCTATCATACATTTTCTTAAACAAGAGGACTCGATGATAATGGTAAACGGTGGCGACTCGTCTAAGGTAAGATGACGTCATTTTATgttaatctaaaccgttgaaATCGTGATCCCAGGTGTTTATATGATATATGCGTACAAAATACACAAAAATCGTGCTGATGAGATATGGCAACCGGTTGGATGGATGGGGAAAAATGGCCTTATCGAGTAGATATATTCCATCCACAAAGGAGAAACGATTTTTACGGTCCAGATTGACATTAATAATCTACCAATTGGGAAATGGTGGAGGACGCGTAAGCTAATCctaatgggagcggattaggtgcggccccggcctcacccaagacggtgcggcccttactgtggggcccactttgatatatgtattttatatccatgccgtccatctattttttttcggatcattatagagtatgagcccaaaactgaagcagattcaattctcaattggaccataccataggaaacagtagtgattgttaacgggcaataaaagttttggatcgagctgatattcgttttttccgttcatccaggtttctgtgaccttatcaactggttgtctggaaaataaacaataaagTGGGGGagtagggcgttcaatcactactgttttctatagtatggtccaccttatatttggATCTTATTCATCTTGGGGCTTCCTAAAATGTtccgaaaaaacggatggacggagtggatatataaaacatacatcaaggtgggccttagggTAGGAGCCGCACCGTCTAGGGTgagccggggccgcacctaatccactcccaagcC containing:
- the LOC131241067 gene encoding signaling peptide TAXIMIN 1, which codes for MCDCECRPLGFLLGLPFAFLALLVSIVGIIVWIVGLLLSCICPCCLCVTVLVEIALELIKAPLHVMEWFTSKIPC